A stretch of the Thermoanaerobaculia bacterium genome encodes the following:
- a CDS encoding ATP-binding protein, with the protein MNLIRRWPILLVYLYFTLSVLIGFLAFERKISTFKPLGFYFRGTPPTVTQIEAGSNSELAGLKPGDVILAVNDEPVTESTLREILQDHAQGSTLNLRRDGEKLSIFLQLPPGEVDLAYLLFSFTGFVFLIIGTFCFVRKRMRASLIFFWITLMAFQILVLQPAGKLNDLWRSIMGFQFLATLLLPTTLFHFTLIFPRNLVKGIQRLIPVLYLPSLAHFVVTMDLLFLNRFFSLGEEAIYTLNGLRTLWIILMILSSLVTFSVQWFTVRTSVQRRQLQWIFLGLALGFLPFLLFYVVPMETGLHLGVSPLIFIPLLTFIPLSTTYAIWEYKIWDVSLVIREVLSYAITIALGFIVYFFIYHLLSIFPEASVTSRYFVLFAAGFVIAIYFFPIHRSIEELLTRIQYGAQFQKRQELLDFSQKIPQFTSLADLLDAFGNQLKSTLQVSSCNYYIRRKNQFHRLEDDQILPPILTPEEVKDWTPDRHYSIVFPVRFQNQLLALLVVGNRENGDPLSTEERTILLNLCSQLGLMIHNLILIEDMKEKMDQLAYLHRFNETILQRSPVGIAVTDAAGTLLTLNDSGRAVLGAMKSFPTLPESFLESDLETRILEYEGKTLLIFTAPMEVGDATFQLTIFNDISENISLRQELARQEHLAILGQVSASVAHEINTPLTGISSFAQILQGGLDSSDRLYRYASHITRETFYLSNLVGTLLKFARSGEQETARCAIGERIKEAIDLVQPMLETHEFSIDVELPEDNCEVTINETLFTQALVNLIVNACQAVQWKGHVTVRARSDRDRVFVEVEDDGPGVPPAIRESLGRPFVSSGKKGSGTGLGLALSHAIIDSYGGTITVECPEKGGTIFILELSCAKDDSDRR; encoded by the coding sequence ATGAACCTTATTCGTCGATGGCCCATCCTGCTGGTTTACCTTTATTTCACCCTTTCAGTCCTTATCGGCTTTTTAGCCTTTGAGCGAAAAATTTCCACCTTTAAACCCCTGGGATTCTATTTTCGCGGTACACCTCCAACCGTCACACAGATTGAAGCGGGCAGCAACTCGGAGCTGGCGGGATTAAAACCTGGTGACGTCATCCTCGCTGTCAATGATGAACCGGTAACCGAATCCACGCTTCGGGAAATTCTCCAGGACCATGCCCAGGGAAGTACCCTGAATCTTCGGCGGGACGGTGAAAAGCTCTCCATTTTTCTTCAGCTCCCACCTGGAGAAGTCGATTTGGCCTACCTCCTGTTTTCATTTACGGGATTTGTTTTCCTGATTATTGGAACGTTCTGCTTCGTTCGAAAGAGGATGCGGGCGAGCCTGATTTTTTTCTGGATCACTCTGATGGCTTTTCAGATTCTTGTCCTTCAGCCCGCAGGAAAATTAAACGACCTGTGGCGAAGCATTATGGGGTTTCAGTTTCTGGCTACCCTGCTCCTGCCCACAACCCTTTTCCACTTTACCCTCATCTTTCCCCGGAACCTCGTCAAGGGAATTCAGCGGCTCATCCCTGTACTCTACCTTCCTTCCCTGGCTCATTTCGTCGTAACGATGGACCTTCTCTTCTTGAACCGATTCTTCTCCCTCGGCGAAGAAGCGATCTATACGCTTAACGGACTGCGCACCCTGTGGATCATTCTCATGATTCTCTCGAGCCTGGTTACCTTTTCGGTTCAGTGGTTCACGGTCCGGACCAGTGTTCAACGAAGACAGCTGCAATGGATCTTTCTTGGTCTCGCTCTGGGGTTCCTTCCCTTTCTTCTCTTCTATGTTGTTCCCATGGAGACCGGCCTTCATCTCGGGGTGTCTCCTCTCATCTTCATCCCCCTTCTGACGTTCATCCCTCTATCAACCACCTATGCCATCTGGGAGTACAAGATCTGGGATGTGAGCCTGGTGATCCGGGAAGTCCTTTCCTATGCCATCACCATCGCTCTCGGGTTCATCGTCTATTTCTTCATCTACCACCTCTTATCAATCTTTCCAGAAGCGTCCGTGACTTCCCGATACTTTGTCCTGTTTGCCGCAGGGTTTGTGATTGCGATCTATTTCTTCCCCATCCATCGTTCCATTGAAGAATTGCTGACCCGTATTCAATATGGAGCTCAGTTCCAGAAACGTCAGGAACTTCTTGATTTTTCCCAAAAGATTCCTCAATTTACAAGTCTTGCAGATCTTCTGGACGCCTTCGGAAATCAACTCAAATCGACCCTTCAGGTTTCTTCCTGTAATTACTATATTCGGCGAAAAAATCAGTTCCACCGTCTGGAGGACGATCAAATCCTTCCCCCCATATTAACTCCGGAAGAAGTTAAAGACTGGACGCCCGATCGACACTACTCGATCGTTTTTCCTGTTCGATTTCAAAACCAGCTTCTTGCCCTCCTGGTGGTGGGCAACCGCGAAAACGGCGACCCCCTGTCCACGGAAGAACGCACGATTCTTCTTAACCTCTGCTCACAGCTGGGCCTTATGATTCACAACCTGATCCTTATTGAGGATATGAAGGAAAAGATGGATCAGCTGGCATATCTGCATCGGTTTAACGAGACGATTCTTCAGCGCAGTCCGGTAGGGATTGCCGTCACGGATGCCGCCGGCACCCTGCTGACCCTGAATGATTCAGGCCGCGCTGTCCTGGGTGCAATGAAGTCTTTTCCCACACTCCCTGAGAGTTTCCTGGAATCGGATCTTGAGACAAGAATCCTAGAGTATGAAGGAAAGACGCTTCTTATCTTTACAGCACCGATGGAAGTGGGGGATGCGACATTTCAATTAACGATCTTTAACGATATCAGCGAAAACATCTCACTCCGCCAGGAACTGGCCCGCCAGGAACATCTTGCCATTTTAGGTCAGGTATCCGCGTCGGTCGCCCATGAAATCAACACTCCGCTGACGGGAATCTCTTCCTTTGCGCAGATTCTCCAGGGCGGGCTGGATTCTTCAGATCGACTCTACCGCTATGCGAGCCATATCACGAGGGAGACCTTTTACCTGAGCAATCTGGTGGGAACTCTCTTGAAGTTCGCCCGATCCGGAGAACAGGAAACCGCACGCTGTGCTATCGGGGAACGGATCAAAGAGGCGATCGATCTCGTTCAACCCATGCTGGAGACGCATGAATTTTCCATCGATGTCGAACTTCCCGAAGATAACTGTGAGGTGACCATTAATGAGACCCTGTTCACACAGGCTCTCGTGAATCTGATTGTAAACGCATGCCAGGCCGTTCAGTGGAAGGGTCACGTTACCGTCCGGGCACGAAGCGATCGGGACAGGGTCTTTGTTGAGGTGGAGGATGATGGCCCCGGGGTGCCGCCGGCTATTCGCGAGTCACTGGGGAGGCCCTTTGTAAGCTCCGGAAAAAAGGGAAGCGGCACCGGGTTGGGACTTGCTCTTTCCCATGCTATTATTGATTCATACGGCGGAACCATTACCGTTGAATGCCCGGAAAAAGGGGGCACAATCTTTATCCTGGAGCTATCGTGTGCAAAAGACGATTCTGATCGTAGATGA
- a CDS encoding ComF family protein, producing MVRSFPFTCPTCGTVHREAGLWQPWCMACLESLKPWPLSACPVCGQDQTEPGLCGTCQTNPPEREETRHLFTYEGTARDILHSYKFKTWFFLSRAMAIGMVPRLYALGPEFNDAPLVPVPQHALRWLRYRFNPVGELTKQLSALAGHPVRILLRTTRHRPAQSRLRARERRAIPSGTYRFKTGNAPGRAILIDDVFTTGSTIQACVSALKRGGVHRVAVITFSRTPQG from the coding sequence ATGGTGCGTTCTTTTCCCTTTACCTGCCCAACATGCGGGACCGTCCACAGGGAAGCCGGACTCTGGCAGCCCTGGTGTATGGCATGTCTGGAAAGCCTGAAACCATGGCCCCTTTCTGCCTGCCCCGTCTGCGGTCAGGATCAGACGGAACCGGGACTTTGTGGAACCTGCCAGACAAATCCGCCGGAGAGAGAAGAGACCCGCCACCTTTTCACCTACGAAGGAACAGCCCGGGACATCCTCCATTCTTACAAATTCAAAACCTGGTTTTTTCTGTCCAGAGCCATGGCCATCGGCATGGTTCCCCGTTTATATGCTCTGGGACCGGAATTTAACGATGCTCCCCTCGTTCCCGTTCCGCAACATGCACTTCGCTGGTTACGCTACCGATTCAATCCGGTGGGAGAGCTGACAAAGCAACTGAGCGCTCTCGCCGGTCATCCAGTTCGAATTCTCTTACGAACGACACGTCATCGGCCCGCCCAGTCTCGACTTCGCGCCCGGGAACGTCGGGCCATACCTTCCGGCACCTATCGTTTCAAGACCGGCAATGCACCGGGACGTGCTATCCTAATTGATGATGTATTTACGACGGGAAGCACAATCCAGGCCTGTGTTTCGGCACTGAAACGCGGAGGAGTCCACAGGGTGGCCGTGATAACCTTTTCCAGGACACCACAGGGATGA
- a CDS encoding multiheme c-type cytochrome, producing the protein MGKPDRIFFILVCFGLFLAHVSVASGIEGTHPYDAFERPQACASCHIDIARQHEQAMMSQSYTHIWDEIEYFELAVPHARKDPKVAEVEAGCNGCHAPLALMAGDVPPPRPSENSRANEGVSCDLCHTMTGFEGDTPFNFNWIVDPGKTKRGPREGLESPHHVTVMSEYHKTAEFCGACHNEKNPWNLFVKSTHLEWKEGPHGKAGIVCQSCHMPPAAGRSARMGSSLPDVRQHLFHGAHDPGKLAGVIEVRIHPETREAEPGDTIKLTAVCVNAKAGHKVPTGSVEDRALWLHVTATDAEGTVYHLPVDRKGFEGEEYTVASSSALGYQDIGEIKEIPDFKGLKRDGEIPDGDRIFRMAYLDPKGRITISQWYTASFGYDYRLAPLEARAETFTWNLPDEMPAGPVVVTAEIWYTRLVSSVAQFLKVPEEEWEPIRINSHATTFTILD; encoded by the coding sequence ATGGGAAAACCGGATAGAATATTTTTCATTCTTGTTTGTTTTGGACTCTTTCTGGCGCATGTCTCCGTGGCATCCGGCATCGAGGGTACCCATCCCTATGATGCCTTTGAACGTCCTCAGGCCTGTGCATCCTGTCACATCGACATTGCGCGCCAGCATGAACAGGCCATGATGTCCCAATCCTATACACATATCTGGGATGAAATTGAGTATTTTGAACTGGCCGTTCCCCATGCGAGGAAGGATCCGAAGGTGGCGGAAGTCGAGGCGGGATGCAACGGCTGTCATGCGCCCCTGGCCCTGATGGCCGGGGATGTCCCTCCTCCCCGTCCGAGCGAAAACTCCCGTGCCAATGAAGGGGTGTCCTGCGATCTTTGCCATACCATGACGGGATTCGAGGGGGACACACCCTTCAACTTCAATTGGATCGTCGATCCGGGAAAGACAAAACGGGGACCGCGCGAAGGTTTGGAAAGTCCTCACCATGTCACGGTAATGAGTGAATATCACAAAACGGCCGAGTTCTGCGGAGCCTGCCATAATGAAAAGAACCCTTGGAACCTGTTTGTGAAATCCACACATCTGGAATGGAAGGAGGGGCCCCACGGAAAAGCCGGAATTGTGTGCCAGTCCTGCCATATGCCTCCGGCCGCGGGAAGAAGTGCACGCATGGGATCCTCCCTTCCTGATGTCCGTCAGCACCTGTTTCACGGAGCCCATGATCCCGGGAAACTCGCCGGCGTCATTGAAGTCAGGATCCATCCGGAGACCCGGGAGGCCGAACCGGGAGATACGATCAAGTTGACGGCGGTCTGTGTCAATGCTAAAGCGGGCCATAAGGTACCCACAGGTTCCGTGGAAGATCGTGCCCTGTGGCTCCATGTTACGGCGACCGATGCGGAAGGAACGGTTTACCACCTTCCCGTAGATCGGAAGGGTTTTGAAGGAGAGGAATATACTGTCGCTTCATCTTCGGCTTTAGGGTATCAGGATATTGGTGAAATAAAAGAAATTCCTGATTTTAAAGGTCTCAAGAGGGACGGAGAAATTCCCGACGGGGACAGGATTTTTCGCATGGCGTATCTGGATCCGAAGGGGCGGATCACCATTTCCCAATGGTACACAGCCTCGTTTGGATACGATTACAGACTGGCGCCGCTTGAGGCAAGAGCGGAAACCTTTACCTGGAACCTTCCTGATGAAATGCCAGCCGGACCTGTCGTCGTGACGGCTGAAATCTGGTACACACGTCTCGTTTCTTCGGTAGCTCAGTTTTTGAAGGTACCCGAGGAAGAATGGGAGCCAATCCGCATCAATAGCCATGCCACAACGTTTACGATCCTGGATTAG
- a CDS encoding TGS domain-containing protein, which translates to MPANLTPEYHAAEERFRHAQSSEEKMEALEAMLSSIPKHKGTEKMQADIKRRIAQLKKEKMSSKGKKIHTDPYLIRSEGAGQVVLIGPPNSGKSSMLVELTHARPDVAPFPFTTHNPTVGMLPFEDIQIQLVDTASMNKDFQEPWVFRVIRNADIVGLVLDLRGEIAPIQLGTILRILKDQNIHLEYHSYRGPFVDGKFFRRSVILANKLEGEDAELNLEFLRQEAEAEFPIVPFSLQNRSNLEEVGRLLFTSLNKIRIYAKPPGKPPEMEKPFILDKGGTLEELARQVHQDFVRNLTYARIWGPSAIHEGQMVHRDHILLDGDIVELHMK; encoded by the coding sequence ATGCCTGCCAACCTGACCCCGGAATATCACGCCGCCGAGGAACGGTTCCGACACGCACAATCTTCTGAGGAAAAAATGGAAGCCCTCGAGGCGATGCTCTCTTCGATTCCCAAGCACAAAGGAACCGAAAAGATGCAGGCCGACATTAAAAGACGCATCGCACAGCTAAAAAAGGAAAAGATGTCTTCAAAGGGGAAGAAGATTCATACCGACCCCTACCTGATCCGAAGTGAAGGAGCAGGGCAGGTTGTCCTTATCGGGCCGCCCAATTCAGGGAAATCCTCCATGCTTGTCGAGCTGACCCATGCGCGACCCGATGTGGCTCCCTTTCCCTTTACGACTCATAATCCCACAGTTGGAATGCTTCCCTTCGAGGACATTCAAATTCAGCTTGTCGATACGGCATCCATGAACAAGGATTTTCAGGAGCCCTGGGTGTTCCGGGTAATTCGAAATGCCGATATCGTGGGTTTGGTCCTTGACCTGAGAGGAGAGATTGCGCCCATACAATTGGGCACCATTCTACGGATTCTGAAAGATCAGAACATTCATCTGGAATACCATTCTTACAGGGGTCCCTTTGTCGACGGAAAGTTTTTCCGCCGCTCTGTAATTCTCGCCAATAAGCTGGAGGGAGAAGATGCTGAACTGAATCTCGAATTTCTGCGGCAGGAAGCCGAAGCTGAATTTCCCATTGTCCCGTTTTCGCTTCAGAACAGGAGCAACCTGGAAGAAGTCGGCAGGCTCTTATTTACATCGTTGAACAAGATCCGCATCTATGCAAAACCTCCCGGAAAGCCGCCGGAAATGGAAAAACCCTTCATCCTCGACAAAGGTGGCACCCTGGAGGAATTGGCCCGGCAGGTTCATCAGGATTTTGTCCGGAACCTTACCTACGCCAGAATCTGGGGTCCCTCAGCCATTCACGAAGGTCAGATGGTTCATCGGGATCACATACTTCTGGATGGAGACATCGTAGAGCTTCACATGAAATAG
- the ligA gene encoding NAD-dependent DNA ligase LigA has translation MDIPSYVRKRVEELRREIVRHETLYYVKNRPEITDAEFDSLLAELKDWERRYPKIISADSPTQRVGGQPLEAFATIAHAIPMLSLDNVYNFSELKDWEDRNRRLLSSPDIYSYVSELKIDGVSISLTYENGRLVRAATRGNGMEGEDVTQNVRTVRSVPLILRTSIPLLEVRGEIYMPKEAFRVLNERRETKGEPLFANPRNAASGSLRLLDPKITAHRQLQCYAYAVARVHDHPLKSHAETLTFLDQTGFRVNPSWKLCRTLRDVESFIEFWRDRRDDLDCEIDGIVVKVNELNRQEDLGVTAKSPRWAVAFKYPADGKPSIVRNITVQVGRTGVLTPVAELDPVEIRGSVVQRATLHNFEDLARKDIRIGDTVLVEKGGDVIPKVTRVLPEHRPKDAVAFELPSLCPECSQPVSRLEGEVALRCINPSCPAVAMERISHFCSRKAMNIEGLGPKLVQQLYELGKIRDISSLYELQTGDLSDLPGWGKKSEANLLKQLDNSRKVPLRRLLFALGIRHVGERVAASLASHFGSMDAIRMATHESLQRVPDVGPQIAQSVHAFMHSWGGEDLLNALKYLGLTMEEPRSEKEVGPLSLEGLTFVITGSFETFTRDSLKSHIESNGGTVVSSVSAKTDFLVVGANPGSKLSKAEEMNIPRLTLRELILKAEGGI, from the coding sequence ATGGACATCCCCTCCTACGTCCGGAAGAGAGTGGAGGAGTTACGTCGGGAAATTGTACGACACGAAACCCTCTACTATGTTAAAAACCGCCCGGAAATTACCGATGCGGAATTTGACAGCCTTCTTGCGGAACTGAAGGACTGGGAGCGAAGATACCCGAAAATCATCTCTGCGGATTCCCCCACTCAGCGGGTGGGAGGTCAACCTCTCGAAGCCTTTGCCACCATAGCTCATGCCATTCCCATGCTCTCACTGGACAATGTGTACAACTTTTCAGAATTAAAGGACTGGGAAGATCGAAATCGACGTCTTCTATCATCCCCGGACATATATTCCTATGTTTCTGAATTGAAAATTGACGGCGTTTCGATCAGTCTCACCTATGAAAATGGTCGTCTGGTCCGGGCTGCCACACGTGGAAATGGAATGGAGGGAGAGGATGTCACCCAGAATGTGCGAACCGTTCGATCGGTACCTCTGATCCTTCGCACATCGATCCCTCTCCTGGAGGTCCGTGGAGAAATCTACATGCCGAAAGAGGCGTTCAGGGTACTGAACGAACGCAGGGAAACAAAAGGAGAACCCCTCTTTGCCAACCCGCGAAATGCCGCTTCGGGCAGTCTGCGGTTGCTGGATCCGAAGATTACGGCTCACCGGCAGCTCCAATGCTACGCCTATGCCGTAGCCCGCGTGCATGACCATCCCCTGAAATCTCACGCAGAGACGTTAACTTTTCTGGATCAGACAGGCTTTCGCGTCAATCCTTCCTGGAAGTTGTGCAGGACCCTCAGAGATGTGGAATCCTTTATCGAATTCTGGAGGGACAGACGGGATGATCTGGACTGTGAGATCGACGGCATCGTTGTCAAGGTGAATGAACTGAATCGTCAGGAAGATCTTGGCGTTACCGCCAAGTCCCCTCGCTGGGCCGTAGCCTTCAAGTACCCTGCGGACGGAAAACCGTCGATAGTGAGAAACATTACGGTGCAGGTCGGGAGAACCGGCGTACTCACGCCGGTCGCAGAACTGGATCCTGTCGAGATTCGGGGTTCGGTCGTTCAGCGTGCCACCCTCCATAACTTTGAGGATCTGGCCCGGAAGGACATCCGTATCGGCGATACCGTTCTGGTGGAAAAGGGGGGCGACGTCATTCCCAAGGTCACACGGGTCCTTCCTGAACACCGTCCGAAGGACGCTGTGGCATTTGAACTCCCCTCACTCTGTCCAGAATGCTCCCAACCCGTATCCCGTCTGGAGGGTGAAGTGGCCCTCCGCTGTATCAATCCTTCCTGTCCTGCCGTGGCCATGGAAAGGATTTCCCACTTCTGTTCCAGGAAGGCCATGAACATCGAAGGTCTGGGACCCAAACTGGTTCAACAGCTCTATGAACTTGGCAAGATTCGGGACATTTCCTCGCTGTATGAGCTCCAAACCGGCGATCTGTCTGATCTTCCCGGATGGGGAAAAAAGTCGGAAGCAAATCTGCTGAAGCAGCTGGATAACAGCCGGAAGGTTCCCCTGAGAAGGCTCCTTTTTGCCCTTGGAATCCGTCATGTGGGGGAGAGGGTTGCCGCATCCCTGGCATCCCACTTCGGATCGATGGATGCGATTCGGATGGCGACTCATGAATCCCTTCAGCGCGTACCTGATGTAGGTCCTCAAATAGCCCAGAGTGTCCATGCCTTTATGCACAGCTGGGGAGGTGAGGACCTTCTGAATGCTCTGAAATATCTTGGTCTGACCATGGAAGAACCTCGAAGTGAAAAGGAAGTTGGACCCCTGTCCCTTGAAGGTTTAACCTTCGTGATTACGGGATCCTTTGAAACCTTCACCCGGGACAGTTTGAAATCCCACATCGAAAGTAACGGCGGTACCGTGGTATCCTCCGTGAGTGCGAAGACCGATTTTCTTGTGGTGGGAGCCAACCCCGGCAGTAAGCTGTCCAAAGCGGAAGAAATGAACATTCCCCGGCTCACCCTGCGTGAGCTTATCCTGAAGGCAGAAGGAGGTATATGA
- a CDS encoding sigma-54 dependent transcriptional regulator gives MQKTILIVDDQPVVLEVLSDILQSEGYETILADTGSKGWSLFESENPDVVLLDVMLPDMSGLDLLDRMRESTSITPVIIITAYSSVENAIEAMRRGAYHYIPKPFKNQEVVLTISKAIKERRLKEENLFLRRELESRYAFGNIIGKSEPMKKVFELISLAAPSSSTILIRGESGTGKELVAKAVHHHSRRAQGPFVVVNSGNIAPELLESHLFGHERGSFTGAVSRKKGLFEMADNGSIFFDEIGNIHSETQSKLLRVMQSREFMRLGGTDTYTVDVRIIAATNADLDELVRDGRFREDFYYRLNVISIDLPPLRHRKEDIPLLVDHFLLKYGEQNQKQNLKLDDEVLKIFMEYPWPGNVRELENAIERAVVLTTIQTINVDVLPQQIRMPNRIILSQGSLPKDMSLQEATEEFQRQLILQALHASNGVQRKAAHMLKVKANTLNVMLKRLNIKV, from the coding sequence GTGCAAAAGACGATTCTGATCGTAGATGACCAGCCTGTTGTTCTTGAAGTTCTTTCAGACATCCTGCAGTCTGAAGGCTATGAGACCATCCTGGCTGATACGGGGAGCAAAGGTTGGTCCCTCTTCGAATCGGAAAATCCAGACGTCGTTCTCCTGGACGTCATGCTTCCTGATATGAGTGGGCTCGATCTTCTGGACCGCATGAGAGAATCGACCTCGATCACCCCTGTTATCATCATTACGGCCTATTCTTCCGTGGAAAATGCCATCGAGGCCATGAGGCGCGGCGCCTATCACTACATTCCCAAACCTTTCAAGAATCAGGAAGTTGTTCTCACGATTTCCAAGGCGATTAAAGAGCGCAGGCTCAAAGAGGAAAATCTCTTTCTCCGGAGGGAACTGGAAAGCCGGTATGCCTTTGGCAACATCATAGGAAAATCGGAGCCCATGAAAAAGGTCTTCGAATTGATCAGCCTTGCAGCCCCTTCCTCTTCGACCATCCTGATTCGTGGCGAGTCCGGAACGGGGAAGGAACTCGTCGCAAAGGCCGTGCACCATCATTCCAGGCGAGCACAGGGACCCTTTGTCGTTGTCAACAGTGGAAACATCGCCCCGGAACTTCTTGAATCCCACCTCTTCGGCCATGAAAGAGGTTCCTTTACGGGAGCTGTATCCCGCAAAAAGGGCCTCTTCGAGATGGCGGACAACGGTTCCATTTTCTTTGACGAAATCGGCAACATCCATTCCGAAACCCAGAGTAAGCTCCTTCGTGTCATGCAGAGTCGTGAATTCATGAGGCTGGGCGGCACAGACACTTACACGGTGGATGTACGTATCATTGCAGCAACCAACGCCGATCTTGACGAACTGGTACGGGACGGAAGGTTTCGTGAAGATTTTTACTATCGGCTGAACGTAATCTCAATCGACCTGCCTCCTCTCCGTCACCGGAAAGAAGATATTCCATTGCTTGTGGACCATTTCCTTCTGAAGTATGGTGAACAAAACCAGAAACAGAATTTGAAGCTGGATGACGAGGTCCTTAAGATCTTCATGGAATATCCATGGCCCGGAAATGTTCGGGAGCTGGAAAACGCGATTGAGCGCGCCGTGGTGTTGACGACCATACAAACCATCAATGTCGACGTCCTTCCTCAGCAGATCCGAATGCCCAATCGAATCATTCTCTCCCAGGGATCCCTGCCCAAGGATATGTCTCTCCAGGAAGCCACCGAAGAATTTCAGCGCCAACTCATTCTTCAAGCCCTCCATGCCTCAAATGGCGTACAACGGAAGGCAGCCCACATGTTGAAGGTGAAAGCCAACACGCTGAATGTCATGTTGAAACGATTGAATATTAAAGTCTAA
- a CDS encoding RNA methyltransferase, with protein sequence MILTGYHASKEVLLHRANLARILYLEENRNDHRARELETLARSAGVPIKRSPSSFFLRQGAAGSAFAIQVDALPQYDDNTFLSGLEGQPVLLIEEVSDPQNLGSIFRVAECSGFSHVALTLHRTAPVNDTVMTASAGAAAHLTLGRVRNTTNFINHLKELGYWVVGTAVEGGNLYSTEIPPPFCIVVGSEEKGLRRITREACDELVALPVLGRIGSLNVANATAAVLYEMVRRTLGETEQALRESRKPSNPSSDT encoded by the coding sequence GTGATTCTGACCGGGTACCATGCTTCAAAGGAAGTTCTCCTCCATCGAGCAAATCTGGCACGCATTCTATACCTCGAGGAAAACCGTAATGATCATCGCGCCAGGGAGCTTGAAACCCTGGCCCGATCCGCAGGCGTCCCCATCAAGCGATCCCCTTCTTCTTTCTTCCTGCGACAGGGAGCGGCCGGTTCTGCATTTGCGATACAGGTTGACGCCCTCCCCCAGTACGATGACAATACATTCCTTTCGGGACTGGAAGGTCAACCCGTCCTCCTTATTGAGGAAGTATCGGATCCTCAAAATCTTGGCAGCATCTTTCGAGTCGCAGAATGTTCAGGATTCAGCCATGTGGCCCTGACTCTTCACCGTACCGCCCCTGTAAACGACACGGTCATGACCGCATCAGCGGGAGCTGCCGCCCACCTGACGCTGGGTAGAGTTCGAAATACAACCAACTTTATCAACCATCTGAAGGAACTGGGATACTGGGTCGTGGGAACAGCGGTCGAGGGAGGAAACCTCTATTCTACCGAAATTCCTCCGCCCTTTTGTATCGTTGTTGGATCCGAGGAAAAGGGGTTGCGAAGGATTACGAGGGAAGCATGTGATGAGCTTGTGGCACTTCCCGTTCTGGGACGAATCGGATCTCTCAACGTGGCAAACGCGACAGCCGCAGTCCTCTACGAGATGGTTCGCCGGACCCTTGGAGAGACGGAACAAGCCCTTCGGGAAAGCCGGAAGCCATCAAATCCTTCAAGTGACACTTGA
- the ispF gene encoding 2-C-methyl-D-erythritol 2,4-cyclodiphosphate synthase, which translates to MTSNPEYRHALGYDAHPFREGRTLYLCGVRIDSATGLDGNSDADAALHALMDALLGAASLGDIGVLFPPDDPACRDQRSTELLQRVLVHIREQRPTLRLTFLDMTIICRTPRLQPFREALQRSLCQILTLSPDRVSVKFGSGNSLGFPGRGEGIAAFASVTVTL; encoded by the coding sequence TTGACATCGAACCCTGAATATCGACACGCACTGGGCTATGATGCTCACCCGTTCAGAGAAGGGAGAACTCTCTATCTCTGTGGCGTCCGAATCGACTCGGCGACGGGTCTGGATGGAAACTCGGATGCTGACGCAGCCCTTCATGCCCTGATGGATGCTCTTCTGGGGGCTGCTTCGCTCGGAGATATCGGCGTACTCTTTCCTCCCGATGATCCCGCCTGCAGGGATCAGCGCTCTACGGAGTTACTTCAGCGTGTTCTCGTCCATATTCGGGAACAGCGGCCGACTCTCCGCCTTACCTTCCTGGATATGACAATCATCTGCAGAACTCCACGTCTTCAACCCTTCAGGGAAGCTTTGCAGAGATCGTTATGCCAGATCCTGACCCTCTCCCCGGATCGGGTCAGTGTGAAATTCGGTTCGGGTAATTCTCTGGGGTTTCCAGGACGGGGTGAAGGAATTGCAGCTTTCGCCTCCGTGACGGTGACCCTGTGA